From the genome of Triticum aestivum cultivar Chinese Spring chromosome 3B, IWGSC CS RefSeq v2.1, whole genome shotgun sequence, one region includes:
- the LOC123070381 gene encoding receptor-like serine/threonine-protein kinase ALE2 isoform X4 translates to MGRRQGGNGWGVCAVLAVASVVSAVVILGGGGHQQSHAPAFGRKVLLSITSGHPQINLDNILHPSQLQVPTLQSLGLTVKLSTPTSTDVNKQYDHYAPSPTIKHEAVSASKQAVLPTMQPSVSPDHFYQSPEISPSIQSPATQRSNHHLQEQMSAASPSLPVEPHVSHAKTPAAAPFLPQPPWSSQPPPSSPSTGSQSTRPAPLPRIYGHSPSSFHTPPTGQDTLRVPVASPPGELPSKKKPPQEVVPPAPIAPGSSQDKDGISFARPPNNLPIHSRSPPKGTRETSHLTPAAPPLIHRAIQTPPQQRQRPHSNGPVASPRTTIHPANHGKANRVPVASPLKGRHHHSIPVNNTDGISGAPVVAPSKGRHHRSLPVNRTSVEGPVVSPQISPSIRRRGHGIPVAAPPKEPSSHVPPANHKHHKGSFPVISPAPHRTGNASATSHGHSGLDHSPAPAPLVLPPSNGKDGNPAYAPHHPHQYHSPSYSPEHALPPDNPAFRKPRALAPAPSHSLPPPPPNSYCTALNCKDPMTNSPPGTTCLCVLPIKVELRLGIALYTFFALVSELAQEIASGVFMKQSQVHVMGANAATEDPEKTIVLIDLVPLGASFDNTTTLSVFERFWRKQVIINPTDFGNYDVLNVQYPGLPSSPPSAPGNLNNSLSNGNDQRLHPLAADIGNHRETKGRGIIVIIVLSSIFALILCAGAALVIYFKLRNRHHLTEASLTPEKPADSAIAGSRLESRPISASPSFSSSIVAYKGSAKIFSLVEMDRATQRFDESRIIGEGGFGRVYEGILEDGERVAVKVLKRDDQQGTREFLAEVEMLSRLHHRNLVKLIGICSEEHMRCLVYELVPNGSLEFHLHGSDKDTALLDWDARLKIALGAARGLAYLHEDSSPRVIHRDFKSSNILLEHDFTPKVSDFGLARTAIGEGNEHISTRVMGTFGYVAPEYAMTGHLLVKSDVYSYGVVLLELLTGRKPVDMSRPPGQENLVTWACPFLTNRDGLETLIDASLGSSIPLDSIAKVAAIASMCVQPEVDQRPFMGEVVQALKLVCKEGSEFNESTSFSQDLHVQDAEIVSRASLDMDAGPMLSTEQFTASARYDTLDASGSFRRYSSSGPLKVGRTEHNRERGLSTGSSSEHCGLQRFRMDSE, encoded by the exons ATGGGGCGGCGCCAAGGAGGGAACGGGTGGGGCGTCTGCGCCGTCCTCGCCGTCGCCTCGGTCGTCTCCGCTGTCGTCATCCTTGGAGGTGGAG GTCATCAGCAATCTCATGCACCTGCCTTTGGTCGTAAAGTTCTTCTATCCATAACAAGTGGCCATCCACAAATCAACTTGGATAATATACTTCACCCATCACAACTACAAGTTCCAACATTGCAAAGCTTAG GGCTAACTGTAAAATTATCAACACCAACTAGTACAGATGTTAACAAACAGTATGATCATTACGCACCGAGCCCAACAATCAAACATGAAG ctgtgtcAGCATCCAAGCAGGCAGTGCTGCCTACAATGCAACCTAGTGTTTCACCTGATCATTTTTATCAGTCACCAGAAATATCTCCATCTATACAGAGTCCAG CTACTCAAAGAAGCAATCATCATCTTCAAGAACAAATGTCTGCTGCTTCGCCATCTCTTCCAGTTGAACCACATGTGTCTCATGCTAAAACTCCGGCTGCCGCACcttttctaccacagccaccctgGT CATCTCAACCGCCTCCATCTTCACCTTCCACTGGCAGTCAATCAACACGGCCAGCTCCTTTACCCCGTATATATGGCCATT CTCCTTCTTCATTCCATACTCCTCCAACAGGCCAGGACACACTTAGAGTACCAGTTGCTTCACCTCCAGGAGAACTACCCAGCAAAAAAAAGCCACCACAGGAAG TAGTACCACCGGCGCCCATCGCTCCTGGATCTAGTCAGGACAAGGATGGCATATCATTTGCTAGACCTCCAAATAATTTGCCAATTCACAGCCGCTCACCACCAAAAG GCACAAGGGAGACTAGTCATTTAACTCCTGCCGCTCCACCTTTGATACACCGGGCCATTCAAACCCCCCCACAACAGAGGCAACGTCCTCATTCAAATG GACCAGTTGCTTCTCCAAGAACAACAATCCATCCTGCCAACCATGGGAAGGCCAATCGCGTTCCAGTTGCATCACCTTTAAAAGGAAGACATCACCATTCTATACCTGTAAATAATACAGATGGGATCAGTGGGGCTCCAGTTGTGGCACCATCAAAGGGAAGGCATCATCGTTCCTTGCCTGTCAATAGGACATCTGTAGAAG GACCTGTCGTTTCTCCTCAAATTTCCCCCAGCATCCGTAGGAGAGGACATGGCATTCCAGTTGCTGCACCGCCAAAGGAACCTTCCAGCCATGTACCACCTGCAAATCATAAACACCACAAAG GTTCCTTTCCTGTCATAAGCCCTGCTCCACATAGAACTGGTAATGCTTCTGCAACAAGCCATGGACATTCAGGTTTAGATCATAGTCCTGCTCCAGCACCGCTAGTCTTGCCTCCATCAAATGGAAAAGATGGAAATCCAGCGTATGCTCCGCATCACCCTCATCAATATCATTCACCTTCATATTCTCCAG AACATGCTCTACCACCTGACAATCCTGCATTTAGAAAGCCCAGGGCTTTGGCACCAGCACCAAGTCATTccttgccgccgccacctccaaATTCAT ACTGCACGGCGTTAAATTGTAAAGATCCTATGACCAATAGTCCTCCAGGAACAACATGCCTCTGTGTGTTGCCAATAAAAGTTGAGCTTCGATTAGGTATAGCACTGTACACATTCTTTGCATTGGTCTCAGAACTTGCACAAGAAATTGCATCTGGAGTGTTCATGAAGCAAAGTCAAGTTCATGTTATGGGAGCAAATGCTGCAACTGAAGACCCTGAGAAGACAATTGTCCTCATTGATCTTGTGCCATTGGGAGCAAGCTTTGACAATACAACAACACTTTCAGTATTTGAAAGGTTTTGGCGCAAACAGGTCATCATAAATCCTACGGATTTTGGAAACTATGATGTGTTAAATGTTCAATACCCAG GTCTCCCTTCCTCACCACCATCAGCTCCTGGAAATCTGAACAACAGTCTTAGCAATGGAAATGATCAAAGGTTACACCCACTTGCTGCTGATATAGGAAACCACAGAGAAACAAAAGGCAGAGGAATAATTGTGATTATTGTcctgtcaagtatctttgctttaATTTTATGTGCTGGAGCTGCATTGGTGATTTATTTCAAGCTTAGAAACCGCCATCATTTAACCGAAGCATCACTTACACCAGAAAAGCCTGCAG ATTCTGCAATAGCCGGGAGTAGGCTAGAAAGCAGACCTATCTCGGCATCACCGTCATTCAGCTCAAGTATAGTGGCATATAAAGGATCAGCAAAAATATTTAGTTTGGTTGAAATGGACAGAGCTACACAAAGATTTGATGAGTCCAGGATAATTGGTGAGGGCGGTTTCGGACGTGTTTATGAAGGTATTCTTGAGGATGGAGAACGGGTTGCTGTCAAAGTTCTTAAGAGGGATGACCAGCAAGGAACCCGGGAATTCTTGGCTGAGGTTGAGATGCTTAGCCGATTGCATCACAGGAACTTGGTTAAGTTGATAGGTATATGCTCggaggagcatatgagatgtttggtATATGAGCTTGTTCCAAATGGAAGTCTGGAATTTCACCTGCACG GATCAGATAAGGACACTGCTCTGCTTGATTGGGATGCCAGGCTTAAAATTGCACTTGGCGCGGCACGAGGTCTTGCTTATTTGCATGAAGATTCAAGTCCTCGCGTTATACACCGTGACTTCAAGTCAAGTAACATTTTGTTGGAACATGACTTCACCCCCAAGGTTTCAGACTTTGGCCTAGCAAGAACTGCTATAGGCGAGGGGAACGAGCATATCTCAACTCGGGTTATGGGAACTTTTGG GTATGTTGCTCCTGAATATGCGATGACTGGGCATCTTCTAGTGAAGAGCGATGTCTACAGCTACGGTGTCGTCCTCCTCGAGCTTCTTACGGGCAGGAAACCTGTAGATATGTCAAGGCCTCCAGGGCAAGAAAACTTGGTGACGTGGGCCTGTCCTTTTCTGACAAACAGAGATGGTTTGGAAACACTCATCGATGCATCACTTGGAAGTAGCATCCCGTTAGACAGCATCGCAAAAGTAGCAGCAATTGCTTCCATGTGTGTTCAGCCAGAGGTGGACCAGCGGCCGTTTATGGGGGAAGTTGTTCAAGCCTTAAAGTTGGTATGCAAAGAAGGCAGTGAGTTCAATGAGTCAACAAGTTTTAGCCAAGATTTGCATGTCCAAGACGCTGAGATTGTAAGTAGGGCAAGTCTGGATATGGATGCAGGCCCAATGCTGTCTACAGAGCAGTTCACTGCATCGGCGCGTTATGATACCCTGGATGCATCTGGTTCTTTTCGGCGGTATTCAAGTTCAGGTCCTCTGAAGGTCGGTCGAACTGAACACAACAGGGAGCGAGGCTTATCAACAGGTAGCTCAAGTGAACACTGTGGTCTACAACGATTTAGGATGGATTCAGAGTAG
- the LOC123070381 gene encoding receptor-like serine/threonine-protein kinase ALE2 isoform X5, which yields MGRRQGGNGWGVCAVLAVASVVSAVVILGGGGHQQSHAPAFGRKVLLSITSGHPQINLDNILHPSQLQVPTLQSLGLTVKLSTPTSTDVNKQYDHYAPSPTIKHEASKQAVLPTMQPSVSPDHFYQSPEISPSIQSPATQRSNHHLQEQMSAASPSLPVEPHVSHAKTPAAAPFLPQPPWSSQPPPSSPSTGSQSTRPAPLPRIYGHSPSSFHTPPTGQDTLRVPVASPPGELPSKKKPPQEVVPPAPIAPGSSQDKDGISFARPPNNLPIHSRSPPKGTRETSHLTPAAPPLIHRAIQTPPQQRQRPHSNGPVASPRTTIHPANHGKANRVPVASPLKGRHHHSIPVNNTDGISGAPVVAPSKGRHHRSLPVNRTSVEGPVVSPQISPSIRRRGHGIPVAAPPKEPSSHVPPANHKHHKGSFPVISPAPHRTGNASATSHGHSGLDHSPAPAPLVLPPSNGKDGNPAYAPHHPHQYHSPSYSPEHALPPDNPAFRKPRALAPAPSHSLPPPPPNSYCTALNCKDPMTNSPPGTTCLCVLPIKVELRLGIALYTFFALVSELAQEIASGVFMKQSQVHVMGANAATEDPEKTIVLIDLVPLGASFDNTTTLSVFERFWRKQVIINPTDFGNYDVLNVQYPGLPSSPPSAPGNLNNSLSNGNDQRLHPLAADIGNHRETKGRGIIVIIVLSSIFALILCAGAALVIYFKLRNRHHLTEASLTPEKPADSAIAGSRLESRPISASPSFSSSIVAYKGSAKIFSLVEMDRATQRFDESRIIGEGGFGRVYEGILEDGERVAVKVLKRDDQQGTREFLAEVEMLSRLHHRNLVKLIGICSEEHMRCLVYELVPNGSLEFHLHGSDKDTALLDWDARLKIALGAARGLAYLHEDSSPRVIHRDFKSSNILLEHDFTPKVSDFGLARTAIGEGNEHISTRVMGTFGYVAPEYAMTGHLLVKSDVYSYGVVLLELLTGRKPVDMSRPPGQENLVTWACPFLTNRDGLETLIDASLGSSIPLDSIAKVAAIASMCVQPEVDQRPFMGEVVQALKLVCKEGSEFNESTSFSQDLHVQDAEIVSRASLDMDAGPMLSTEQFTASARYDTLDASGSFRRYSSSGPLKVGRTEHNRERGLSTGSSSEHCGLQRFRMDSE from the exons ATGGGGCGGCGCCAAGGAGGGAACGGGTGGGGCGTCTGCGCCGTCCTCGCCGTCGCCTCGGTCGTCTCCGCTGTCGTCATCCTTGGAGGTGGAG GTCATCAGCAATCTCATGCACCTGCCTTTGGTCGTAAAGTTCTTCTATCCATAACAAGTGGCCATCCACAAATCAACTTGGATAATATACTTCACCCATCACAACTACAAGTTCCAACATTGCAAAGCTTAG GGCTAACTGTAAAATTATCAACACCAACTAGTACAGATGTTAACAAACAGTATGATCATTACGCACCGAGCCCAACAATCAAACATGAAG CATCCAAGCAGGCAGTGCTGCCTACAATGCAACCTAGTGTTTCACCTGATCATTTTTATCAGTCACCAGAAATATCTCCATCTATACAGAGTCCAG CTACTCAAAGAAGCAATCATCATCTTCAAGAACAAATGTCTGCTGCTTCGCCATCTCTTCCAGTTGAACCACATGTGTCTCATGCTAAAACTCCGGCTGCCGCACcttttctaccacagccaccctgGT CATCTCAACCGCCTCCATCTTCACCTTCCACTGGCAGTCAATCAACACGGCCAGCTCCTTTACCCCGTATATATGGCCATT CTCCTTCTTCATTCCATACTCCTCCAACAGGCCAGGACACACTTAGAGTACCAGTTGCTTCACCTCCAGGAGAACTACCCAGCAAAAAAAAGCCACCACAGGAAG TAGTACCACCGGCGCCCATCGCTCCTGGATCTAGTCAGGACAAGGATGGCATATCATTTGCTAGACCTCCAAATAATTTGCCAATTCACAGCCGCTCACCACCAAAAG GCACAAGGGAGACTAGTCATTTAACTCCTGCCGCTCCACCTTTGATACACCGGGCCATTCAAACCCCCCCACAACAGAGGCAACGTCCTCATTCAAATG GACCAGTTGCTTCTCCAAGAACAACAATCCATCCTGCCAACCATGGGAAGGCCAATCGCGTTCCAGTTGCATCACCTTTAAAAGGAAGACATCACCATTCTATACCTGTAAATAATACAGATGGGATCAGTGGGGCTCCAGTTGTGGCACCATCAAAGGGAAGGCATCATCGTTCCTTGCCTGTCAATAGGACATCTGTAGAAG GACCTGTCGTTTCTCCTCAAATTTCCCCCAGCATCCGTAGGAGAGGACATGGCATTCCAGTTGCTGCACCGCCAAAGGAACCTTCCAGCCATGTACCACCTGCAAATCATAAACACCACAAAG GTTCCTTTCCTGTCATAAGCCCTGCTCCACATAGAACTGGTAATGCTTCTGCAACAAGCCATGGACATTCAGGTTTAGATCATAGTCCTGCTCCAGCACCGCTAGTCTTGCCTCCATCAAATGGAAAAGATGGAAATCCAGCGTATGCTCCGCATCACCCTCATCAATATCATTCACCTTCATATTCTCCAG AACATGCTCTACCACCTGACAATCCTGCATTTAGAAAGCCCAGGGCTTTGGCACCAGCACCAAGTCATTccttgccgccgccacctccaaATTCAT ACTGCACGGCGTTAAATTGTAAAGATCCTATGACCAATAGTCCTCCAGGAACAACATGCCTCTGTGTGTTGCCAATAAAAGTTGAGCTTCGATTAGGTATAGCACTGTACACATTCTTTGCATTGGTCTCAGAACTTGCACAAGAAATTGCATCTGGAGTGTTCATGAAGCAAAGTCAAGTTCATGTTATGGGAGCAAATGCTGCAACTGAAGACCCTGAGAAGACAATTGTCCTCATTGATCTTGTGCCATTGGGAGCAAGCTTTGACAATACAACAACACTTTCAGTATTTGAAAGGTTTTGGCGCAAACAGGTCATCATAAATCCTACGGATTTTGGAAACTATGATGTGTTAAATGTTCAATACCCAG GTCTCCCTTCCTCACCACCATCAGCTCCTGGAAATCTGAACAACAGTCTTAGCAATGGAAATGATCAAAGGTTACACCCACTTGCTGCTGATATAGGAAACCACAGAGAAACAAAAGGCAGAGGAATAATTGTGATTATTGTcctgtcaagtatctttgctttaATTTTATGTGCTGGAGCTGCATTGGTGATTTATTTCAAGCTTAGAAACCGCCATCATTTAACCGAAGCATCACTTACACCAGAAAAGCCTGCAG ATTCTGCAATAGCCGGGAGTAGGCTAGAAAGCAGACCTATCTCGGCATCACCGTCATTCAGCTCAAGTATAGTGGCATATAAAGGATCAGCAAAAATATTTAGTTTGGTTGAAATGGACAGAGCTACACAAAGATTTGATGAGTCCAGGATAATTGGTGAGGGCGGTTTCGGACGTGTTTATGAAGGTATTCTTGAGGATGGAGAACGGGTTGCTGTCAAAGTTCTTAAGAGGGATGACCAGCAAGGAACCCGGGAATTCTTGGCTGAGGTTGAGATGCTTAGCCGATTGCATCACAGGAACTTGGTTAAGTTGATAGGTATATGCTCggaggagcatatgagatgtttggtATATGAGCTTGTTCCAAATGGAAGTCTGGAATTTCACCTGCACG GATCAGATAAGGACACTGCTCTGCTTGATTGGGATGCCAGGCTTAAAATTGCACTTGGCGCGGCACGAGGTCTTGCTTATTTGCATGAAGATTCAAGTCCTCGCGTTATACACCGTGACTTCAAGTCAAGTAACATTTTGTTGGAACATGACTTCACCCCCAAGGTTTCAGACTTTGGCCTAGCAAGAACTGCTATAGGCGAGGGGAACGAGCATATCTCAACTCGGGTTATGGGAACTTTTGG GTATGTTGCTCCTGAATATGCGATGACTGGGCATCTTCTAGTGAAGAGCGATGTCTACAGCTACGGTGTCGTCCTCCTCGAGCTTCTTACGGGCAGGAAACCTGTAGATATGTCAAGGCCTCCAGGGCAAGAAAACTTGGTGACGTGGGCCTGTCCTTTTCTGACAAACAGAGATGGTTTGGAAACACTCATCGATGCATCACTTGGAAGTAGCATCCCGTTAGACAGCATCGCAAAAGTAGCAGCAATTGCTTCCATGTGTGTTCAGCCAGAGGTGGACCAGCGGCCGTTTATGGGGGAAGTTGTTCAAGCCTTAAAGTTGGTATGCAAAGAAGGCAGTGAGTTCAATGAGTCAACAAGTTTTAGCCAAGATTTGCATGTCCAAGACGCTGAGATTGTAAGTAGGGCAAGTCTGGATATGGATGCAGGCCCAATGCTGTCTACAGAGCAGTTCACTGCATCGGCGCGTTATGATACCCTGGATGCATCTGGTTCTTTTCGGCGGTATTCAAGTTCAGGTCCTCTGAAGGTCGGTCGAACTGAACACAACAGGGAGCGAGGCTTATCAACAGGTAGCTCAAGTGAACACTGTGGTCTACAACGATTTAGGATGGATTCAGAGTAG
- the LOC123070381 gene encoding receptor-like serine/threonine-protein kinase ALE2 isoform X9: protein MSAASPSLPVEPHVSHAKTPAAAPFLPQPPWSSQPPPSSPSTGSQSTRPAPLPRIYGHSPSSFHTPPTGQDTLRVPVASPPGELPSKKKPPQEVVPPAPIAPGSSQDKDGISFARPPNNLPIHSRSPPKGTRETSHLTPAAPPLIHRAIQTPPQQRQRPHSNGPVASPRTTIHPANHGKANRVPVASPLKGRHHHSIPVNNTDGISGAPVVAPSKGRHHRSLPVNRTSVEGPVVSPQISPSIRRRGHGIPVAAPPKEPSSHVPPANHKHHKGSFPVISPAPHRTGNASATSHGHSGLDHSPAPAPLVLPPSNGKDGNPAYAPHHPHQYHSPSYSPEHALPPDNPAFRKPRALAPAPSHSLPPPPPNSYCTALNCKDPMTNSPPGTTCLCVLPIKVELRLGIALYTFFALVSELAQEIASGVFMKQSQVHVMGANAATEDPEKTIVLIDLVPLGASFDNTTTLSVFERFWRKQVIINPTDFGNYDVLNVQYPGLPSSPPSAPGNLNNSLSNGNDQRLHPLAADIGNHRETKGRGIIVIIVLSSIFALILCAGAALVIYFKLRNRHHLTEASLTPEKPADSAIAGSRLESRPISASPSFSSSIVAYKGSAKIFSLVEMDRATQRFDESRIIGEGGFGRVYEGILEDGERVAVKVLKRDDQQGTREFLAEVEMLSRLHHRNLVKLIGICSEEHMRCLVYELVPNGSLEFHLHGSDKDTALLDWDARLKIALGAARGLAYLHEDSSPRVIHRDFKSSNILLEHDFTPKVSDFGLARTAIGEGNEHISTRVMGTFGYVAPEYAMTGHLLVKSDVYSYGVVLLELLTGRKPVDMSRPPGQENLVTWACPFLTNRDGLETLIDASLGSSIPLDSIAKVAAIASMCVQPEVDQRPFMGEVVQALKLVCKEGSEFNESTSFSQDLHVQDAEIVSRASLDMDAGPMLSTEQFTASARYDTLDASGSFRRYSSSGPLKVGRTEHNRERGLSTGSSSEHCGLQRFRMDSE, encoded by the exons ATGTCTGCTGCTTCGCCATCTCTTCCAGTTGAACCACATGTGTCTCATGCTAAAACTCCGGCTGCCGCACcttttctaccacagccaccctgGT CATCTCAACCGCCTCCATCTTCACCTTCCACTGGCAGTCAATCAACACGGCCAGCTCCTTTACCCCGTATATATGGCCATT CTCCTTCTTCATTCCATACTCCTCCAACAGGCCAGGACACACTTAGAGTACCAGTTGCTTCACCTCCAGGAGAACTACCCAGCAAAAAAAAGCCACCACAGGAAG TAGTACCACCGGCGCCCATCGCTCCTGGATCTAGTCAGGACAAGGATGGCATATCATTTGCTAGACCTCCAAATAATTTGCCAATTCACAGCCGCTCACCACCAAAAG GCACAAGGGAGACTAGTCATTTAACTCCTGCCGCTCCACCTTTGATACACCGGGCCATTCAAACCCCCCCACAACAGAGGCAACGTCCTCATTCAAATG GACCAGTTGCTTCTCCAAGAACAACAATCCATCCTGCCAACCATGGGAAGGCCAATCGCGTTCCAGTTGCATCACCTTTAAAAGGAAGACATCACCATTCTATACCTGTAAATAATACAGATGGGATCAGTGGGGCTCCAGTTGTGGCACCATCAAAGGGAAGGCATCATCGTTCCTTGCCTGTCAATAGGACATCTGTAGAAG GACCTGTCGTTTCTCCTCAAATTTCCCCCAGCATCCGTAGGAGAGGACATGGCATTCCAGTTGCTGCACCGCCAAAGGAACCTTCCAGCCATGTACCACCTGCAAATCATAAACACCACAAAG GTTCCTTTCCTGTCATAAGCCCTGCTCCACATAGAACTGGTAATGCTTCTGCAACAAGCCATGGACATTCAGGTTTAGATCATAGTCCTGCTCCAGCACCGCTAGTCTTGCCTCCATCAAATGGAAAAGATGGAAATCCAGCGTATGCTCCGCATCACCCTCATCAATATCATTCACCTTCATATTCTCCAG AACATGCTCTACCACCTGACAATCCTGCATTTAGAAAGCCCAGGGCTTTGGCACCAGCACCAAGTCATTccttgccgccgccacctccaaATTCAT ACTGCACGGCGTTAAATTGTAAAGATCCTATGACCAATAGTCCTCCAGGAACAACATGCCTCTGTGTGTTGCCAATAAAAGTTGAGCTTCGATTAGGTATAGCACTGTACACATTCTTTGCATTGGTCTCAGAACTTGCACAAGAAATTGCATCTGGAGTGTTCATGAAGCAAAGTCAAGTTCATGTTATGGGAGCAAATGCTGCAACTGAAGACCCTGAGAAGACAATTGTCCTCATTGATCTTGTGCCATTGGGAGCAAGCTTTGACAATACAACAACACTTTCAGTATTTGAAAGGTTTTGGCGCAAACAGGTCATCATAAATCCTACGGATTTTGGAAACTATGATGTGTTAAATGTTCAATACCCAG GTCTCCCTTCCTCACCACCATCAGCTCCTGGAAATCTGAACAACAGTCTTAGCAATGGAAATGATCAAAGGTTACACCCACTTGCTGCTGATATAGGAAACCACAGAGAAACAAAAGGCAGAGGAATAATTGTGATTATTGTcctgtcaagtatctttgctttaATTTTATGTGCTGGAGCTGCATTGGTGATTTATTTCAAGCTTAGAAACCGCCATCATTTAACCGAAGCATCACTTACACCAGAAAAGCCTGCAG ATTCTGCAATAGCCGGGAGTAGGCTAGAAAGCAGACCTATCTCGGCATCACCGTCATTCAGCTCAAGTATAGTGGCATATAAAGGATCAGCAAAAATATTTAGTTTGGTTGAAATGGACAGAGCTACACAAAGATTTGATGAGTCCAGGATAATTGGTGAGGGCGGTTTCGGACGTGTTTATGAAGGTATTCTTGAGGATGGAGAACGGGTTGCTGTCAAAGTTCTTAAGAGGGATGACCAGCAAGGAACCCGGGAATTCTTGGCTGAGGTTGAGATGCTTAGCCGATTGCATCACAGGAACTTGGTTAAGTTGATAGGTATATGCTCggaggagcatatgagatgtttggtATATGAGCTTGTTCCAAATGGAAGTCTGGAATTTCACCTGCACG GATCAGATAAGGACACTGCTCTGCTTGATTGGGATGCCAGGCTTAAAATTGCACTTGGCGCGGCACGAGGTCTTGCTTATTTGCATGAAGATTCAAGTCCTCGCGTTATACACCGTGACTTCAAGTCAAGTAACATTTTGTTGGAACATGACTTCACCCCCAAGGTTTCAGACTTTGGCCTAGCAAGAACTGCTATAGGCGAGGGGAACGAGCATATCTCAACTCGGGTTATGGGAACTTTTGG GTATGTTGCTCCTGAATATGCGATGACTGGGCATCTTCTAGTGAAGAGCGATGTCTACAGCTACGGTGTCGTCCTCCTCGAGCTTCTTACGGGCAGGAAACCTGTAGATATGTCAAGGCCTCCAGGGCAAGAAAACTTGGTGACGTGGGCCTGTCCTTTTCTGACAAACAGAGATGGTTTGGAAACACTCATCGATGCATCACTTGGAAGTAGCATCCCGTTAGACAGCATCGCAAAAGTAGCAGCAATTGCTTCCATGTGTGTTCAGCCAGAGGTGGACCAGCGGCCGTTTATGGGGGAAGTTGTTCAAGCCTTAAAGTTGGTATGCAAAGAAGGCAGTGAGTTCAATGAGTCAACAAGTTTTAGCCAAGATTTGCATGTCCAAGACGCTGAGATTGTAAGTAGGGCAAGTCTGGATATGGATGCAGGCCCAATGCTGTCTACAGAGCAGTTCACTGCATCGGCGCGTTATGATACCCTGGATGCATCTGGTTCTTTTCGGCGGTATTCAAGTTCAGGTCCTCTGAAGGTCGGTCGAACTGAACACAACAGGGAGCGAGGCTTATCAACAGGTAGCTCAAGTGAACACTGTGGTCTACAACGATTTAGGATGGATTCAGAGTAG